The following proteins come from a genomic window of Fusibacter sp. A1:
- a CDS encoding MBL fold metallo-hydrolase has translation MKKTEHQLDSIYRLPVLIECKTSYILNKGTYEINQWNGEHMIKHIHGNTYQTNLGINVMLYRLNEKEWLMVDAGYDLDKAKQLVRHLQQDDQKISHLILTHAHSDHCAAAGFIKKSFDTLLYASDIERQFIEHPHLMGLFVNPSYPFKAILDIRHRPTPVDHTLTSDLTIDNITFKLVDLKGHSPNMIGIITPDEVFYVSDAYVGIDYLNSTKILYSYDLKSDFETKDNLKQVGASYYLPSHGELHSDHIQVIDENITYYNRHFQMIISMLRTPLTADGIMEQLVDQIGITTNLSSALITRGCLAGMLTYLVSNEKLQVRVHKGNLYYSNFKKTES, from the coding sequence ATGAAGAAAACTGAACACCAGTTGGATTCGATTTACCGGTTGCCTGTCTTGATAGAATGTAAAACCAGCTATATACTGAATAAGGGCACCTATGAAATCAACCAGTGGAACGGAGAACATATGATAAAACACATTCATGGAAACACCTACCAGACAAATCTAGGTATCAATGTCATGCTCTACAGATTAAATGAAAAGGAATGGCTTATGGTAGATGCGGGTTATGACTTGGACAAAGCGAAACAACTCGTCAGACACCTCCAGCAGGACGATCAAAAAATCAGCCATCTGATTTTGACTCATGCCCATAGCGACCATTGTGCCGCAGCCGGTTTCATAAAGAAGTCCTTCGATACCCTTCTCTACGCGTCGGATATCGAACGGCAATTCATTGAACATCCGCACCTGATGGGTTTATTCGTAAATCCGAGTTATCCATTTAAGGCGATCCTAGATATCAGACACCGTCCAACGCCTGTGGATCATACATTGACTTCGGATCTTACTATCGACAACATCACATTCAAGTTGGTCGACCTTAAGGGTCATAGTCCAAATATGATTGGAATCATCACTCCTGATGAGGTTTTTTATGTATCGGACGCCTACGTGGGCATAGACTATTTGAACTCGACTAAAATTCTTTACAGTTACGACTTGAAAAGTGATTTTGAGACAAAAGATAATTTGAAGCAAGTCGGCGCATCCTATTATCTGCCTTCACATGGTGAGTTGCACTCCGATCACATTCAGGTGATCGATGAGAATATCACTTACTACAACCGACATTTTCAAATGATTATAAGTATGTTAAGGACACCTCTTACCGCTGACGGCATCATGGAACAGCTTGTGGACCAGATAGGGATCACCACAAACCTAAGCTCGGCTCTAATTACAAGAGGCTGCTTGGCAGGTATGCTAACCTACCTTGTATCAAATGAGAAACTTCAGGTCAGGGTTCACAAGGGAAACCTCTATTATAGCAATTTTAAAAAGACGGAATCTTAA
- a CDS encoding NAD(P)/FAD-dependent oxidoreductase, translating to MTKKTAVIAGGGVAGLTAAIELLTTTDIEPIIFEMTDSIGGISKTINYKGNRMDIGGHRFFSKSDRIMNWWEQILPADEARDSIDDKIMLVRHRISRIYYLKKFFDYPIKLNWNTIRNLGLLRMIKIGFSYLKSMVMPIKPEESLEDFFINRFGKELYQTFFMDYTEKVWGVPCSQIKPEWGAQRIKGISIKEVIKHALKSIFIKQSNSDINQKDTETSLIGQFLYPKYGVGQMWDEVGQRVTALGGTIHLNSKVEKLVMENDIARSVHVRNQLTNEVEVIDCDYFLSTMPIKDLVQAMGSGVPDEVHKIACSLSYRDFISVGVLLSNFSLGNTGENKESYKIPDNWIYVQENSVKMGRIQIFNNWSPYMVLNQDNIWIGLEYFCDEDDEFWSLSDKEISSFAVGELLSMHAIDKSDVLDSTVVRMPKAYPSYIGAYDDFDCVKAYLDKMENLYLMGRNGMHRYNNMDHSMLTALEVIDNIRTGRTDKSNIWQVNAENEYHEEKKEE from the coding sequence ATGACTAAAAAAACCGCAGTAATCGCAGGTGGTGGAGTAGCAGGACTGACCGCGGCAATTGAACTTCTTACCACTACAGATATTGAACCGATTATCTTTGAAATGACAGATTCCATAGGAGGAATCTCGAAAACAATCAATTATAAAGGCAACAGAATGGATATCGGCGGTCATCGCTTTTTCTCTAAATCCGACCGGATCATGAACTGGTGGGAACAGATCTTACCCGCTGATGAAGCACGTGATTCAATTGACGACAAGATCATGCTTGTCCGACACAGAATCTCAAGAATCTACTACCTGAAAAAGTTCTTTGACTATCCTATCAAGTTGAATTGGAACACCATACGTAATCTTGGACTTCTTCGCATGATTAAAATTGGTTTCAGTTATCTAAAAAGCATGGTGATGCCCATTAAGCCAGAAGAATCACTTGAAGACTTTTTTATCAATCGTTTCGGCAAGGAGCTCTATCAAACCTTCTTCATGGACTATACAGAAAAAGTATGGGGGGTTCCCTGTTCACAGATAAAACCGGAATGGGGTGCGCAGCGTATCAAAGGAATCTCCATCAAAGAGGTTATAAAACACGCGCTCAAATCAATTTTCATCAAACAGTCCAACTCCGATATCAACCAAAAGGATACCGAAACCAGTCTGATCGGTCAGTTCCTCTACCCAAAATACGGAGTGGGACAGATGTGGGACGAAGTCGGTCAACGGGTTACAGCCCTTGGCGGTACCATCCATCTGAACAGTAAGGTCGAAAAGCTCGTGATGGAAAATGATATCGCACGAAGCGTGCACGTAAGGAATCAGCTGACAAACGAGGTTGAAGTCATCGATTGTGATTATTTCTTATCTACCATGCCGATAAAGGATCTTGTGCAGGCCATGGGTTCCGGTGTTCCAGATGAGGTGCACAAGATCGCATGCTCGCTTTCCTACCGTGATTTCATTTCTGTGGGAGTACTGCTTTCAAATTTCAGCCTCGGAAACACGGGTGAGAACAAGGAATCCTATAAAATTCCTGATAACTGGATTTATGTGCAGGAGAATAGCGTCAAGATGGGTAGAATTCAAATATTCAACAACTGGAGCCCTTACATGGTGTTAAATCAAGATAATATCTGGATCGGACTCGAGTATTTCTGCGATGAGGACGATGAGTTCTGGTCGCTTTCAGACAAAGAAATCTCCTCTTTCGCAGTAGGTGAACTGCTATCGATGCACGCGATTGATAAGTCCGATGTCCTCGACAGCACGGTAGTAAGAATGCCCAAGGCATATCCATCCTATATCGGCGCTTATGACGACTTCGACTGCGTCAAGGCCTATTTGGACAAAATGGAAAACCTCTACCTGATGGGCAGAAACGGTATGCACCGCTATAACAACATGGACCATTCCATGTTGACGGCACTTGAAGTGATAGACAACATACGTACAGGCCGAACCGACAAGAGTAACATATGGCAAGTGAATGCTGAAAACGAATATCACGAAGAGAAAAAGGAAGAGTGA
- a CDS encoding LTA synthase family protein, translated as MLRYLIEKKLLYSMLTLFLAVKFTVFEYYFLVEELSARYDFISYLRLQFPIFTVYKLSLLLITVSVVYVMDLRKGVIYLTGINLLNSLLIGSFSFYIRAFHKLPSFTSLLSIPDLLTVRTSVLFMFELKYLLLFIDILFFIWIAFKIPTSVSYRKKWDLFVLYLLVGLSIVLFIPYRLVSYANDLGDPAYHFYHSDPLMAIQNHSHVTYGIKMIYDGLSHRNRIELTEDERGEIAAWFEKRNNLLEVKARRDESRDTPKNVILIQVESLESQLIGKSVAGRQIMPFMNHLVSESLYFPNIYEQVMEGNSSDTEFLVNTALYPSENGVTFYQFAQRYFDHSLANILKDYGYHSVVAHGDRKSFWNRNNVYPGLGYDEFWGIEDYDSDDLIESSSVIGLGLSDKSFFTQSAEKMKEFDTPYLLSLITLTTHSPFKLPEEDLVEEFPEIDDRAVRAYVESFSYFDRCIASFFDTLGESDLLEDTIVVIFGDHQGINKYYTPSDEWKNGLRIPLIIYDGGTSIGTSEIAGGQIDIMPTLLDLLDIDISREPLVGKSLLSLEHGYVFSNGTLINDGVSDELITLEVEGLEISKKLLKSLTPYEEN; from the coding sequence ATGTTAAGATACCTAATCGAAAAAAAACTGCTTTATTCCATGTTGACTCTTTTTCTTGCGGTCAAATTCACTGTTTTTGAGTATTATTTCTTAGTGGAAGAATTGTCCGCAAGATATGATTTTATCAGTTATCTCCGACTTCAGTTTCCAATATTCACCGTCTATAAGCTATCGCTGCTCCTTATCACAGTTTCCGTCGTGTATGTCATGGACCTAAGAAAAGGGGTAATCTACTTGACGGGCATCAATCTGCTCAATTCGCTTTTGATCGGATCATTTTCCTTCTACATCAGGGCGTTTCATAAATTACCGTCATTCACTTCCCTTTTGTCGATCCCCGATCTATTGACTGTGCGTACTTCTGTGTTGTTCATGTTTGAACTTAAGTACCTCCTGCTCTTCATCGATATTCTCTTTTTCATCTGGATCGCATTTAAAATACCTACCTCAGTCAGCTACCGAAAAAAATGGGACTTGTTCGTACTGTATCTGCTTGTAGGACTGTCTATAGTCTTATTCATCCCCTATAGATTGGTTTCTTACGCCAACGATCTCGGTGACCCTGCCTATCATTTTTACCATTCCGATCCCCTAATGGCGATTCAAAACCATTCCCATGTGACCTATGGCATAAAGATGATTTATGATGGCCTTTCCCATCGAAACCGAATCGAGCTGACAGAAGATGAAAGGGGCGAAATCGCGGCTTGGTTTGAAAAGAGAAACAACCTCTTGGAAGTGAAGGCTCGTAGGGATGAGTCCAGGGACACACCTAAAAATGTTATTCTGATACAAGTGGAGTCTTTGGAATCCCAACTGATCGGCAAATCCGTCGCCGGCCGACAAATAATGCCTTTCATGAATCATTTGGTAAGCGAATCGCTTTACTTCCCTAATATCTATGAGCAGGTAATGGAGGGCAACAGCTCTGATACCGAATTTCTTGTGAATACAGCCCTCTATCCAAGCGAAAATGGCGTCACCTTTTACCAGTTCGCACAGCGATATTTCGATCATTCCCTAGCAAACATCCTAAAGGATTACGGTTACCATAGCGTAGTCGCCCACGGCGACAGAAAATCATTTTGGAACCGCAATAACGTTTATCCCGGTTTGGGTTATGATGAGTTCTGGGGGATCGAGGACTATGATTCTGACGATCTGATTGAAAGTTCAAGCGTCATCGGGTTAGGTTTAAGCGATAAGTCCTTCTTCACACAATCAGCGGAAAAGATGAAAGAGTTCGATACTCCATATCTTCTTTCCCTGATCACTTTGACAACCCACTCCCCCTTCAAACTACCAGAAGAAGACCTTGTTGAGGAGTTTCCTGAAATAGATGATAGGGCTGTACGTGCTTACGTAGAAAGCTTTTCTTATTTTGACCGCTGCATCGCCTCCTTTTTTGACACCCTTGGCGAATCGGACTTGCTTGAGGATACGATAGTCGTTATTTTCGGTGATCACCAAGGAATCAATAAATATTACACGCCATCCGATGAATGGAAAAACGGTCTGAGAATACCGCTTATCATTTATGATGGAGGCACTTCGATAGGCACCAGTGAAATCGCTGGCGGTCAGATCGATATCATGCCTACTCTCCTTGATCTGCTTGATATAGACATCAGCAGAGAGCCTTTAGTCGGCAAATCCTTGTTGTCACTTGAGCACGGTTACGTTTTTTCAAACGGTACCCTGATCAACGACGGCGTATCTGATGAACTGATCACGCTTGAAGTTGAAGGGCTTGAGATCTCTAAGAAGTTGCTCAAGAGTTTGACGCCTTATGAAGAAAACTGA